The following proteins come from a genomic window of Sardina pilchardus chromosome 13, fSarPil1.1, whole genome shotgun sequence:
- the LOC134100220 gene encoding V-set and transmembrane domain-containing protein 5 yields MKTHTHRALFPAHTHTLLILLALCLTEALVLHVPEGSVRAEVQGSVLLRADWSSLGIPLVSWRVTTATGVHPIVTWQPGAPPNVSSGYERRVETHSNGSLTLTQLRLHDAGYYVVTVTESSGNSKEAGLLLQVTEVQYEDLHYLAVFLLVLLAVSGSLMVSMWLLERLYRHLMTSWQRKTQSPDLQLELQPLEAT; encoded by the exons atgaagacacacacacacagggctctctttccagcacacacacacacactcctgatactGCTCGCCCTCTGCCTcacag agGCGTTGGTGCTGCATGTTCCGGAGGGTTCAGTGCGTGCGGAGGTGCAGGGTTCCGTCCTGCTGCGTGCTGATTGGTCCAGTTTGGGCATCCCCCTCGTCTCCTGGAGGGTCACCACGGCGACAGGTGTACATCCCATAGTTACCTGGCAACCAGGTGCCCCGCCCAATGTGTCTTCGGGCTACGAGAGGCGAGTGGAGACGCATAGCAACGgctccctcacactcacacagctgcgtCTCCATGACGCCGGATACTACGTCGTCACGGTTACAGAGTCGTCCGGCAACAGTAAAGAGGCGGGCTTGTTGCTACAGGTGACAG aggtgcaGTATGAGGACCTGCACTACCTGGCTGTGTTCCTGTTGGTGTTGTTAGCGGTTAGCGGCTCGCTCATGGTGTCCATGTGGCTGCTGGAGAGACTCTATCGACACCTGATGACGTCATGGCAACGCAAAACACAGTCGCCAG ATCTTCAACTTGAGCTGCAGCCATTGGAGGCCACCTAA
- the med17 gene encoding mediator of RNA polymerase II transcription subunit 17: MSGGPAVRVSIESSCEKQVQEVSLDGVETYVPPLSMSQSLARLAQRIDFNQSDDSNDEDAPSSETPWKQEQEEEEGMVRFQPSLWPWDSVRTALRGALTEMCVLHDVLAVVKEKKYMALDPVSQDNATPKVPQVLQLVGKKRALAQAGSVLLRGAERLSRSVCETQESRRQRDFNSELLRLRSQWKLRKVGDKILGDLSYRSTGSLFPHHGTFEVIKNTDLDLDKKIPEDYCPLSVHIPSDLQGTAYIKVSIQKTAPDIGDLGTVNLFRRQPKPRAGAQQWHMQLETAQNVLLCKEILAQLSREAVQLKSQIPHIVVKNHIISQPFPGLQLSISLCHSTGEKKSQRSPVENKPDDHLYVLEHNLHQLIREFHKQTLTGLVMAHPASAPLGPKRLRVAGPLAYDKSTLTSLQSSEGLLDKIIKQAKHIFLRSRTARTIDSLAARIEDPQIQAHWSNINHVYESSVKVLITSHGADMQVRVCVSIQLQLNIGVEQIRVVHRDGRVISLSHQEQELQDFLLSQMSQHQVHAVQQLAKVMGWHVLSFSNHVGLGAIENIGNASAVTVASPNGEHAISVRNGPEQGCRVLVQRVRGAGGVVQDLRWAQLRGGHREVNWGRMEGRNFIYKMELLMAALTPCP, encoded by the exons atgTCGGGAGGTCCGGCGGTGCGCGTGAGCATTGAGTCGTCGTGTGAGAAGCAGGTGCAGGAGGTGTCGCTAGACGGAGTGGAGACCTATGTCCCGCCCCTCTCTATGTCCCAAAGCCTCGCGCGATTGGCTCAGAGGATTgacttcaaccaatcagacgaTTCCAACGATGAGGACGCACCCAGTAGCGAGACGCCGTGGAAGCaagagcaagaggaagaggaag gcatggtGCGGTTCCAGCCGTCTCTGTGGCCGTGGGACTCTGTGCGTACGGCGCTACGCGGTGCGctgacagaaatgtgtgtgttgcacgaCGTGCTCGCCGTCGTCAAGGAGAAGAAGTACATGGCCCTTGACCCCGTCTCCCAGGACAACGCCACCCCTAAg gtgccgCAGGTGCTGCAGCTGGTGGGGAAGAAGCGAGCGCTGGCTCAGGCGGGGAGTGTGTTGTTGCGTGGTGCGGAGCGActcagcaggagtgtgtgtgagacgcagGAGAGTCGTCGCCAGAGAGACTTCAACAGCGAGCTGCTGCGCCTGCGCTCCCAGTGGAAGCTCCGCAAAGTAGGAGACAAGATCCTGGGAGACCTCAGCTACCgcagcacag ggTCTCTGTTCCCCCACCACGGCACGTTCGAGGTGATCAAGAACACGGATCTGGACCTGGACAAGAAGATCCCAGAAGACTACTGTCCCCTCAGCGTGCACATCCCCAGTGACCTGCAGGGAACGGCCTacatcaag gtgTCCATACAGAAGACGGCTCCAGATATCGGCGACCTGGGAACCGTCAACCTCTTCAGACGACAGCCCAAGCccagagcag gtgCACAGCAGTGGCATATGCAGCTGGAGACGGCTCAGAATGTTCTGTTGTGTAAAGAGATTCTGGCTCAGCTCTCCAGGGAGGCAGTGCAGCTGAAGAGCCAGATCCCCCACATAGTGGTGAAGAACCACATCATCTCCCAGCCCttccctg ggctacAGCTCTCCATCTCGCTCTGCCACTCTACTGGTGAGAAGAAAAGCCAGCGATCTCCCGTAGAGAACAAACCAGACGACCACCTGTATGTGTTAGAACACAACCTGCACCAGCTGAtacgagag ttccaTAAGCAGACTCTGACGGGGCTGGTGATGGCGCACCCTGCCAGTGCTCCGCTGGGTCCTAAGCGTCTGCGTGTTGCCGGCCCGCTGGCGTACGACAAGAGCACTCTGACCAGCCTGCAGAGCAGCGAGGGCCTACTGGACAAGATCATCAAGCAGGCCAAACACATCTTCCTcaggagcag gacggcGCGTACCATAGACAGTCTGGCGGCGCGTATCGAGGACCCTCAGATCCAGGCCCACTGGTCCAACATCAACCACGTCTACGAGTCCAGCGTCAAAGTGCTCATCACCTCCCACGGAGCAGATatgcaagtgcgtgtgtgtgt gtcTATCCAGCTGCAGTTGAATATCGGTGTTGAGCAGATCAGAGTTGTACATCGAGACGGCCGCGTCATTTCACTCTCACACCAGGAGCAAGAGCTGCAGGACTTCCTCCtgtcacag atgtctcAGCACCAGGTTCACGCGGTGCAGCAGCTGGCGAAGGTGATGGGTTGGCACGTCTTGAGCTTCAGTAACCACGTGGGACTCGGCGCCATCGAGAACATCGGCAACGCGTCTGCTGTCACTGTAGCCTCCCCCAACGGAGAGCATGCcatctcag tgcgGAACGGTCCGGAGCAGGGGTGTCGTGTGCTGGTGCAGCGTgtgcggggggcgggggga gtggtgcaGGACCTGCGCTGGGCTCAGCTGAGGGGGGGGCATCGAGAGGTCAACTGGGGTCGCATGGAGGGACGCAACTTCATCTACAAGATGGAGCTCCTCATGGCTGCCCTCACACCCtgcccttaa